In Polaribacter sp. L3A8, a genomic segment contains:
- a CDS encoding tetratricopeptide repeat-containing sensor histidine kinase has protein sequence MFSQKKDGDSITVLLKEYKKTKQTNLPQKAFLLAEKSKTDSILKCTYVNFGKRSFFNEDLVNLELSAKKLHQYYTRTKDTTVLAKEYYYRALYFKLQFKPDSTFYYYNKSKNISVLLKDSLEATRRLLPMAAIQYDEKDYLGSENSIIEGLRFVEPHIAKFGFKKSPYEVFFTGLLYERLGNVMFMTERQEEARKNYLKFFELQKKSPHLKIKYEKARLYNHLANTYESEGNNQKAIEYFNKSLSIDSLKYKSDYRYESALAGFSYNNFMLGNKKIALKGYLEVLKLREKRNYKRGLVISHSILGDFYKDENNIKKAIYHSKKGLEKAKEISYNRYILENLFRLSTLIKGEKGRLLLEEHFILNDSLYRRERSLKNQFAKVRYETEKKDIENNHLKEENTRKQLELEKEKQQKIIGWLLAAGSLLFIGFGASIVSSRRKKMLFDAKLQQVEVREKERQQIAKSLHDEVAGDIRTLHLKLAKTNQLEEAKSLDVIKENVRNLSHQLSSESFDKVSFKDQIINLVSDYFEIDFRIKVKKIDSVLWKSVNNSIKRTLFLTIRESIQNTKKHAEANEVILNFSETKKLIILTILDNGKGFNVNAKKNGIGLKNLKERIEEISGVFSIESELEKGTKTTIEIPKNG, from the coding sequence GTGTTTTCTCAAAAAAAAGATGGTGATTCTATTACTGTTTTATTAAAAGAATATAAAAAGACAAAACAAACTAATTTACCCCAAAAAGCATTTTTATTAGCAGAAAAAAGTAAAACCGATTCTATACTAAAGTGTACGTATGTTAATTTTGGTAAGCGTAGTTTTTTTAATGAAGATTTGGTTAATTTAGAGCTGTCTGCAAAAAAACTGCACCAATATTATACTAGAACTAAAGACACTACGGTTTTAGCCAAAGAGTATTATTATAGAGCACTGTATTTTAAACTTCAATTTAAACCAGACAGTACTTTTTATTATTATAACAAGTCTAAAAATATTTCTGTTCTATTAAAAGATTCTCTCGAAGCAACAAGAAGATTACTTCCTATGGCTGCCATTCAGTATGATGAAAAAGATTATTTAGGCAGCGAAAATTCTATTATAGAAGGGTTGCGTTTTGTAGAGCCACATATTGCAAAGTTTGGTTTTAAAAAATCGCCTTATGAAGTTTTTTTTACGGGTCTTTTGTATGAACGTTTAGGAAACGTAATGTTTATGACCGAAAGACAAGAAGAAGCTAGAAAAAATTATTTAAAATTTTTTGAACTTCAAAAGAAAAGTCCGCATTTAAAAATAAAATATGAAAAAGCCAGGTTATATAACCATTTAGCAAATACCTACGAATCTGAAGGAAATAACCAAAAAGCAATAGAATATTTTAATAAAAGTTTATCTATAGACAGCCTAAAATATAAAAGTGATTACAGATATGAATCTGCATTGGCGGGTTTTTCTTACAATAACTTTATGTTGGGTAATAAAAAAATAGCTTTAAAAGGATATTTAGAAGTCTTAAAATTGAGAGAAAAGAGAAACTATAAAAGAGGTTTGGTTATTTCTCATTCTATTTTAGGCGATTTTTATAAAGATGAAAATAATATTAAAAAAGCCATTTATCATTCTAAAAAAGGCTTAGAAAAAGCCAAAGAAATAAGCTATAATCGATATATTTTAGAAAACCTTTTTCGTTTATCAACCTTAATAAAAGGAGAAAAAGGAAGGTTACTTTTAGAAGAGCATTTTATATTAAATGACAGTTTGTATAGAAGAGAAAGATCTTTAAAAAATCAGTTTGCTAAAGTAAGGTATGAAACTGAAAAGAAGGACATAGAAAATAATCATTTAAAAGAAGAAAATACTAGAAAACAATTAGAGTTAGAAAAAGAAAAACAACAAAAAATAATTGGTTGGTTGCTTGCAGCAGGAAGTCTTTTATTTATTGGTTTTGGGGCAAGTATTGTTTCTAGTAGACGTAAGAAAATGCTTTTTGATGCAAAGTTACAGCAGGTAGAAGTAAGAGAAAAAGAGCGACAACAAATAGCAAAATCTTTGCACGATGAGGTTGCAGGAGATATTAGAACACTACATTTAAAACTAGCAAAAACAAACCAATTAGAAGAAGCCAAAAGTTTAGATGTTATAAAAGAAAATGTTCGTAATTTATCACATCAGTTAAGTAGCGAGAGTTTTGATAAGGTGTCCTTTAAAGATCAAATAATTAATTTAGTTTCAGATTATTTTGAGATTGACTTTAGAATAAAGGTTAAAAAAATTGATAGCGTTTTATGGAAATCCGTAAATAATTCTATTAAAAGAACTTTATTTTTAACGATTAGAGAAAGTATTCAAAATACTAAAAAACACGCAGAAGCTAATGAGGTTATTTTAAACTTTAGTGAAACTAAAAAACTAATTATCTTAACAATTTTAGACAACGGTAAAGGCTTTAATGTTAATGCTAAGAAAAATGGAATTGGGTTAAAAAATTTAAAAGAAAGAATAGAAGAAATTAGTGGTGTTTTTAGTATTGAAAGTGAACTAGAAAAAGGAACAAAAACAACAATTGAAATCCCTAAAAATGGCTAA
- the rsmA gene encoding 16S rRNA (adenine(1518)-N(6)/adenine(1519)-N(6))-dimethyltransferase RsmA: MSVKAKKHLGQHFLMDETIAEDIANALTGNGYDDVLEIGPGMGVLTKYLLPKKAKVTVMELDRESVAYLHDTFPLEHIKLDTSKEHFEIIEGDFLKHNIQDIFNKKQVAIIGNFPYNISTQIVFKAIENREFVPEFAGMFQKEVAKRIAEKEGSKVYGILSVLTQAFFDVEYLFTVPPTVFNPPPKVDSGVIRFIRKKDYSLPVDEKLFFRVVKTAFNQRRKMLRSSLKSFNLSDTLKEEPIFAKRPEQLSVSDFISLTQKLAENDI; the protein is encoded by the coding sequence ATGTCAGTTAAAGCAAAAAAACATTTAGGTCAGCATTTTTTAATGGATGAAACTATTGCAGAAGATATTGCCAATGCATTAACCGGTAATGGTTATGATGACGTTTTAGAAATTGGTCCTGGAATGGGCGTTTTAACCAAATACTTATTGCCTAAAAAAGCAAAAGTTACTGTTATGGAATTAGACAGGGAGTCGGTTGCATATTTACACGATACATTTCCACTAGAACATATTAAATTAGATACCTCTAAAGAACATTTTGAAATTATTGAAGGTGATTTTTTAAAGCACAACATTCAAGATATTTTTAATAAAAAACAAGTGGCAATTATAGGGAATTTTCCTTATAACATTTCTACTCAAATTGTTTTTAAAGCGATAGAAAATAGGGAGTTTGTACCAGAATTTGCAGGTATGTTCCAAAAAGAAGTAGCCAAAAGAATTGCAGAAAAAGAAGGCTCTAAGGTTTACGGAATTCTATCTGTTTTAACACAAGCTTTTTTTGATGTAGAATATCTTTTTACTGTACCACCAACAGTTTTTAATCCACCTCCAAAAGTAGATTCTGGTGTTATCAGATTTATCAGAAAAAAGGATTATTCACTTCCCGTTGATGAAAAATTATTTTTTAGAGTTGTAAAAACAGCGTTTAATCAACGAAGAAAAATGCTGAGATCTAGTTTAAAATCTTTCAATCTTTCGGATACCTTAAAAGAAGAGCCTATCTTTGCGAAAAGGCCAGAACAATTATCTGTTTCTGACTTTATTTCACTGACGCAAAAATTAGCAGAAAATGACATTTGA
- a CDS encoding RNA methyltransferase, with the protein MRKLKNNELGRITVDEFKTVAKTPIIVVLDNIRSLNNIGSVFRTSDAFLIEKIYLCGICATPPNKDIHKTALGATESVAWEYVEDTLTLVEKLKADGVQVLAVEQAENSTKLNTFYPTKGEKYAIVMGNEVKGVQQEVVSAANLCLEIPQLGTKHSLNISVTTGVVLWDLFQKINEL; encoded by the coding sequence ATGAGAAAATTAAAGAATAACGAATTAGGTAGAATTACAGTTGATGAATTTAAAACTGTAGCGAAAACTCCAATTATAGTAGTATTAGACAATATTAGAAGTTTAAATAACATTGGTTCTGTTTTTAGAACGAGTGATGCTTTTTTGATTGAAAAGATCTACTTGTGTGGTATTTGTGCAACTCCGCCTAATAAAGATATTCATAAAACGGCTTTAGGAGCAACAGAATCTGTTGCTTGGGAATATGTAGAAGACACGTTAACTTTAGTAGAAAAATTAAAAGCAGACGGTGTACAAGTATTGGCTGTTGAGCAAGCAGAAAATAGTACAAAATTGAATACTTTTTATCCGACGAAAGGAGAAAAATATGCCATTGTAATGGGTAATGAAGTAAAAGGAGTGCAACAAGAAGTGGTAAGTGCTGCTAATTTATGCTTAGAAATTCCGCAATTAGGTACCAAACATTCTTTAAATATATCTGTAACTACAGGTGTTGTTTTGTGGGATTTATTTCAAAAAATTAATGAATTGTAG
- the mgtE gene encoding magnesium transporter — protein sequence MTFEITDEFLENLSELIISNNDKEITSLFSEVHFADIAEVLDEVNFDEAIYIIKLLDSEKTSEILTELDEDTREKILENLSAKEIADEVREMDTDDAADIIGELSEERQHRVISALEDDDHAADIKELLSYNDDSAGALMAKELVKVYETWTVAGCMRRIRGQAKDVTRVHSIYVVDKEDKLVGRMSLKDLIIAKSDHKIADICKAKVDSVNVHEGEEAVAKIMAKYDLEAIPVVDDNNVLVGRITIDDILDVIREEADKDYQMAAGFSKDVEADDTIWELTKARLPWLILALFGGFVSVSVLGSFDGAMKNFPELFFFTPLIAAMAGNVGVQSSAIIVQGLANDSLKGSLFKRLLKEILQGLLNGFVLAALLMSAGMLFLGFNLNLGITVAASLVSVIIIASIIGTFIPIILARKGIDPALATGPFITTSNDILGILIYFSIAKLVLGF from the coding sequence ATGACATTTGAAATCACTGATGAATTTTTAGAAAACCTATCAGAGCTTATCATTTCTAATAATGATAAAGAAATAACATCTTTATTTTCTGAAGTCCATTTTGCAGATATTGCAGAAGTTTTAGACGAAGTAAATTTTGATGAAGCTATTTATATCATTAAACTTTTAGATAGCGAAAAAACATCAGAAATTCTTACAGAATTAGATGAAGATACTCGTGAAAAAATTTTAGAAAACTTATCTGCAAAAGAAATTGCTGATGAAGTTAGAGAAATGGACACGGATGATGCTGCTGATATTATTGGAGAACTATCCGAAGAGCGTCAACATCGTGTAATTTCTGCATTAGAAGATGATGATCATGCAGCAGATATTAAAGAATTATTATCTTATAATGATGATTCTGCTGGTGCATTAATGGCAAAAGAATTGGTAAAGGTTTATGAAACTTGGACCGTTGCTGGATGCATGCGAAGAATTAGAGGACAAGCCAAAGATGTAACCAGAGTGCATTCTATTTACGTAGTAGATAAAGAGGATAAATTAGTGGGTAGAATGTCTTTAAAAGACTTAATTATTGCCAAATCCGACCATAAAATTGCAGACATTTGTAAAGCAAAAGTAGACTCTGTAAACGTACATGAAGGTGAAGAGGCCGTTGCTAAAATAATGGCAAAATACGATTTAGAAGCCATACCCGTGGTAGATGATAATAATGTTTTGGTGGGTAGAATTACCATTGACGATATTTTAGACGTTATTAGAGAAGAAGCAGATAAAGATTACCAAATGGCTGCTGGTTTTTCTAAAGATGTAGAAGCAGATGATACTATTTGGGAACTTACAAAAGCACGTTTACCTTGGTTAATTTTAGCGCTATTTGGCGGCTTTGTTTCTGTTTCTGTTTTAGGTAGTTTTGATGGTGCAATGAAAAATTTTCCAGAACTTTTTTTCTTCACACCTTTAATTGCGGCCATGGCAGGTAATGTAGGTGTACAATCTTCTGCAATTATTGTACAAGGTTTGGCAAACGACAGCTTAAAAGGTTCTCTTTTTAAAAGATTATTAAAAGAAATTTTACAAGGTCTATTAAACGGTTTTGTCTTAGCAGCCTTATTAATGTCTGCAGGCATGTTGTTTTTAGGTTTTAATTTAAACTTAGGTATTACGGTAGCAGCATCTTTGGTTTCTGTTATTATTATTGCCTCAATTATTGGAACATTTATTCCTATTATTTTAGCAAGAAAAGGTATAGATCCTGCTTTAGCTACAGGGCCATTTATTACCACAAGTAATGATATTTTAGGTATTTTAATCTACTTTAGTATTGCTAAGTTGGTCTTAGGTTTTTAA
- a CDS encoding tetratricopeptide repeat protein, with translation MKKLFLLIFLTIASISYAQNDYLLGESYYREGEYEKAAQVFKKLYASSPFNTSYLSRLISCYQETGQFLEVETLIKKKLEKHAEQGFLYVYLGYNYEKQQLKEQAETNYNLALKAIDKNPSFAGIIGRIFKDYNLLDNAILAYEKAMAKNENANYSFQIAQIYGEKGDYKKMFEAYMNLVDKDDKYFSLVQRYTSKYITDDSENEANIVFRKTLLKKSASNPKNVWNVLLSWLFTQQKQYNKALIQEKALYQRNPDDLTAIFSLGKIAFENTNYEEAKDCFDFIAEKSTSNEEKINASLYLAKIAVVTNNPNTEKLFESLFNEFGKNTATIKLQVEYADFLTFHQNKPNEAKEVLEAAIHFSSSKFDKARIKLKLGDILVFTGNYNKALIYFSQIQTQLKNHELAQQARFKVAQTSYFKGDFTWAKAQLKVLKSSTTQMIANDALELFLKITDNEPLDSIPSGLKQLAKAELLSYQNKNEEALAELQSLFTPKNVFANGLTLGDVIYDDVLFFKAKLLIKQKKYEEAIISFTKIITADNQGIYADDVYYEIAQLYNNQLNNPEKASEYYQKIIFDYSSSIYLVDARNKYRKLRGDNL, from the coding sequence ATGAAAAAACTCTTTTTACTTATTTTCCTTACTATTGCTAGTATTAGCTATGCTCAAAACGATTATTTGTTGGGAGAAAGTTATTACAGAGAAGGAGAATATGAAAAAGCAGCACAAGTATTTAAAAAACTATATGCTAGTAGTCCTTTTAATACATCGTACTTAAGTAGATTGATTTCTTGTTATCAAGAAACAGGGCAATTTTTAGAAGTAGAAACATTAATAAAAAAAAAGCTAGAAAAACATGCTGAACAAGGTTTTTTATATGTCTACTTAGGCTATAACTACGAAAAACAACAATTAAAAGAACAGGCGGAAACCAACTATAATTTGGCTTTAAAAGCTATTGATAAAAACCCTTCTTTTGCTGGAATTATAGGGCGTATTTTTAAAGACTACAACTTGTTAGATAACGCCATTTTAGCGTATGAAAAAGCAATGGCTAAGAATGAAAATGCTAATTATAGTTTTCAAATTGCACAGATTTATGGTGAAAAAGGCGATTACAAAAAAATGTTTGAAGCCTACATGAATTTGGTTGATAAAGATGATAAATACTTTAGTTTAGTACAAAGATATACTAGTAAATACATTACCGATGATTCTGAAAATGAAGCCAATATTGTTTTTAGAAAAACATTATTAAAAAAATCTGCAAGCAACCCTAAAAATGTGTGGAATGTGTTGTTAAGTTGGCTATTTACCCAACAAAAACAGTATAATAAAGCATTGATACAAGAAAAAGCATTGTACCAAAGAAATCCTGACGATTTAACTGCAATTTTTAGCTTAGGAAAAATAGCTTTTGAAAACACCAATTACGAAGAAGCTAAAGATTGTTTTGATTTTATTGCCGAAAAATCAACCTCTAATGAAGAGAAAATTAACGCTTCTTTATACCTCGCAAAAATTGCAGTGGTTACAAATAACCCCAACACAGAAAAATTATTTGAATCCCTTTTTAATGAATTTGGAAAAAATACGGCAACCATAAAACTACAAGTAGAATATGCAGATTTTTTAACCTTTCATCAAAATAAACCTAATGAAGCCAAAGAAGTTTTAGAAGCTGCTATCCATTTTTCTAGCTCTAAATTTGATAAGGCAAGAATAAAATTAAAATTAGGAGATATTTTGGTGTTTACAGGCAACTACAACAAAGCATTAATTTATTTTTCTCAAATTCAGACGCAACTTAAAAACCACGAATTAGCACAACAAGCACGTTTTAAAGTAGCCCAAACAAGTTATTTTAAAGGCGATTTTACTTGGGCTAAAGCTCAATTAAAAGTACTAAAGAGTTCTACAACCCAAATGATTGCTAATGACGCTTTAGAGCTGTTTTTAAAGATTACAGACAATGAACCTCTAGATTCTATTCCTTCCGGATTAAAACAGCTAGCAAAGGCAGAATTACTGTCTTATCAGAATAAAAATGAGGAAGCTTTGGCAGAGTTACAAAGCTTATTTACTCCTAAAAACGTTTTTGCAAACGGATTAACTCTAGGCGATGTTATTTACGATGATGTGTTATTTTTTAAAGCAAAACTACTCATCAAACAAAAAAAATATGAGGAAGCTATCATCAGTTTTACTAAAATTATTACTGCCGATAACCAAGGAATTTATGCCGATGATGTATATTATGAAATTGCCCAATTGTATAATAATCAATTAAACAATCCAGAAAAGGCGTCAGAATATTATCAAAAGATTATTTTTGATTATTCTTCTAGTATTTATCTAGTAGATGCCAGAAATAAATATCGAAAATTAAGAGGAGATAATTTATAG
- the serS gene encoding serine--tRNA ligase has protein sequence MLQVQFIRDNKETVLAGLAKRNFANAETIIEQVLTADENRRATQVELDNTLAESNKMSKEIGGFFKSGEVQKANLLKEKTVQLKEKSKELGESFNTYAEELQTLLYQIPNIPHASVKAGTSEEDNEKIFSEGTIPDLGENALPHWELAKKYDIIDFELGNKITGAGFPVYKGKGARLQRALINYFLDKNTKAGYTEVQVPHLVNTESATATGQLPDKDGQMYHATVDDLYLIPTAEIPITNMFRGNLMQESEFPITVTGYTPCFRREAGSYGAHVRGLNRLHQFDKVEIVRIEHPDNSYNALNDMVEHIKDILRDLKLPYRILRLCGGDTGFTSALTFDFEVFSTAQDRWLEISSASNFETFQANRLKLRFKNKEGKSELAHTLNGSSLALPRVLAGILENYQTADGIKIPDALVPYCGFDIID, from the coding sequence ATGTTACAAGTACAATTTATTAGAGACAACAAAGAAACTGTTTTAGCAGGGTTAGCAAAACGTAATTTTGCCAATGCAGAAACAATTATTGAGCAAGTTTTAACTGCAGATGAAAATAGAAGAGCTACTCAGGTTGAGTTAGACAATACGTTGGCAGAATCTAATAAAATGTCCAAAGAGATTGGTGGTTTTTTTAAGTCGGGAGAAGTGCAAAAAGCAAATCTTTTAAAAGAAAAAACAGTTCAGTTAAAAGAAAAATCGAAAGAACTTGGTGAGAGTTTTAATACGTATGCAGAAGAATTACAAACACTTTTGTATCAAATACCTAACATACCGCATGCTTCTGTAAAAGCAGGAACTTCTGAAGAGGATAATGAGAAAATTTTTAGTGAAGGAACGATTCCGGATTTAGGAGAAAATGCATTACCTCACTGGGAATTAGCTAAAAAATACGATATTATAGATTTTGAATTAGGAAATAAAATTACTGGTGCTGGTTTTCCTGTTTATAAAGGAAAAGGTGCAAGATTACAACGTGCTTTAATTAATTATTTTTTAGATAAAAACACCAAAGCAGGTTATACAGAAGTGCAAGTACCACATTTGGTAAATACAGAATCTGCAACTGCAACTGGGCAATTGCCAGATAAAGACGGACAAATGTATCATGCTACAGTAGATGATTTATATTTAATTCCTACTGCAGAAATTCCTATTACCAATATGTTTCGTGGTAATTTAATGCAAGAATCAGAATTTCCGATAACAGTTACAGGTTACACGCCTTGTTTTAGACGTGAAGCAGGTAGTTATGGTGCACACGTACGTGGATTAAATAGATTGCACCAGTTTGATAAAGTAGAGATTGTAAGAATTGAGCATCCAGATAATTCTTATAATGCTTTAAATGATATGGTAGAGCATATTAAAGATATTTTAAGAGACTTAAAATTACCTTACAGAATTTTACGTTTGTGTGGTGGAGATACTGGTTTTACCTCTGCCTTAACGTTCGATTTTGAAGTGTTTTCTACAGCACAAGATAGATGGCTAGAAATTAGTTCTGCATCTAACTTTGAAACTTTTCAGGCAAATAGATTAAAACTTCGTTTTAAAAATAAAGAAGGAAAAAGCGAATTAGCGCATACCTTAAACGGAAGTTCTTTGGCTTTACCACGTGTTTTAGCCGGTATTTTAGAGAACTACCAAACAGCAGACGGAATTAAAATTCCAGATGCTTTGGTACCTTATTGTGGGTTCGATATTATAGATTAG
- a CDS encoding DUF4286 family protein has protein sequence MYIYNVTINIDETVHKEWLTFMETHVLKVLNTGRFTAAKLTEVLVEEEMGGRTYSIQYTANTREDLDDYYKHDAEKLQQQSLKKFGDKMLAFRTELKLIKEFYPTNTIN, from the coding sequence ATGTACATATACAACGTAACAATAAATATAGATGAAACGGTTCATAAAGAATGGCTTACCTTTATGGAAACGCATGTTTTAAAAGTATTAAATACTGGTAGGTTTACCGCTGCAAAACTAACCGAAGTTTTGGTTGAAGAAGAAATGGGTGGTAGAACGTATTCCATACAATATACTGCCAATACAAGAGAAGATTTAGACGATTATTATAAACACGACGCAGAAAAATTACAACAGCAAAGTCTTAAAAAATTTGGTGATAAAATGTTAGCTTTTAGAACAGAGTTAAAGTTGATAAAAGAATTTTATCCTACCAATACCATTAATTAA
- a CDS encoding response regulator transcription factor, whose translation MANKLRILIVDDHQLVIQGILCSLKDVGDFDVVATNTCDDAFQLIKTHQNTNPFHLLFTDLSFDNTTEETNLDGGEELIKAIRNNEFDIKIAVITGHTETNRVYNVISNLNPNAYLLKSKCDATEIGFAVQKMLANDYYYTHEIHQKIMRRNIVQIQMDDVAVQILKALPNYPKISNLEGVITKADDTPIKLRSIETKLCNLRADLNAKNNTDLVLKAKELGIID comes from the coding sequence ATGGCTAATAAATTACGAATATTAATTGTAGACGATCATCAATTAGTAATACAAGGAATTTTATGTTCTTTAAAAGATGTTGGAGACTTTGATGTGGTTGCAACGAATACTTGTGATGATGCTTTTCAGTTGATAAAAACGCACCAAAATACAAACCCTTTTCACTTGTTATTTACAGATTTAAGTTTTGATAATACTACCGAGGAAACAAATTTAGATGGAGGAGAAGAGTTGATAAAAGCCATTAGAAATAATGAATTTGATATTAAAATAGCCGTTATAACTGGGCATACAGAAACCAATAGAGTGTATAATGTAATTAGCAATTTAAACCCCAATGCCTATTTATTAAAAAGTAAATGTGATGCGACAGAAATTGGTTTTGCGGTTCAAAAAATGTTAGCTAACGATTACTATTACACACATGAAATTCATCAAAAAATAATGCGTAGAAACATTGTTCAAATACAAATGGATGATGTAGCTGTTCAAATTTTAAAAGCGCTCCCAAATTATCCTAAAATAAGCAATTTAGAAGGGGTAATAACAAAGGCAGATGATACTCCTATAAAACTACGTTCTATAGAAACAAAATTATGTAATTTAAGAGCAGATTTAAATGCAAAAAATAATACAGATTTAGTACTTAAGGCAAAAGAATTAGGTATTATAGATTAA
- a CDS encoding bifunctional riboflavin kinase/FAD synthetase: MDTIQNISSFSTSEKTYVTIGTFDGVHFGHQKIIDKLVLEAKKANKKSVLLTFFPHPRMVLQKDNSLELINTIVERAELLKKTGLDYLIIHPFSREFSRMTALEFVRDVLVNKLNISKLIIGYDHHFGKNREGNIVQLTEYSHLYDFIVEEIPAQDIDDVSVSSTKIRQALAEGSLKTANNYLGYNFMLSGTVVNGKHLGGTIGFPTANIDVKENYKLIPKTGVYVVKSTLDNKIVFGMMNIGSRPTVDGSYQTIEVHFFDFNQDLYNQYLTIELLYFLRDEEKFSSIDALIVQLKKDEQTARDYIKNKL; encoded by the coding sequence TTGGATACAATTCAGAATATTTCTAGTTTTTCTACTTCAGAAAAAACATACGTAACCATTGGTACTTTTGATGGGGTACATTTTGGGCATCAAAAAATTATTGACAAGCTTGTTTTAGAAGCTAAAAAAGCCAATAAAAAATCGGTGTTGCTTACTTTTTTTCCGCACCCAAGAATGGTGTTGCAAAAAGACAATTCTTTAGAGTTGATTAACACTATTGTAGAACGTGCAGAATTGCTTAAAAAAACAGGTTTAGATTACTTAATTATTCATCCTTTTAGTAGGGAATTCTCTAGAATGACGGCCTTAGAGTTTGTACGTGATGTTTTGGTAAATAAGCTAAATATTTCTAAATTAATTATTGGCTACGATCATCATTTTGGTAAAAATAGAGAAGGAAATATTGTTCAGCTTACTGAATACAGTCATTTATATGATTTTATTGTAGAAGAAATTCCGGCACAAGACATTGATGATGTTTCTGTAAGTTCTACCAAAATTAGACAAGCTTTAGCAGAAGGAAGTTTAAAAACCGCCAACAATTATTTAGGTTACAACTTTATGTTAAGTGGTACTGTTGTAAACGGAAAACATTTAGGCGGAACAATTGGCTTTCCAACAGCTAATATTGATGTAAAAGAAAACTATAAACTAATACCAAAAACAGGGGTTTATGTTGTAAAATCTACCCTTGATAATAAAATCGTTTTTGGAATGATGAATATTGGTAGTAGACCAACGGTTGATGGAAGTTACCAAACTATTGAAGTACATTTTTTTGATTTTAACCAAGATTTATACAACCAATACCTTACCATAGAATTACTTTATTTTTTACGTGATGAAGAAAAGTTTAGTTCTATAGATGCTTTAATTGTTCAGCTTAAAAAAGACGAACAAACTGCTAGAGATTATATTAAAAACAAGCTTTAA